A window of the Acidithiobacillus thiooxidans ATCC 19377 genome harbors these coding sequences:
- a CDS encoding sigma-70 family RNA polymerase sigma factor codes for MLTGDADRDVSGSPEALHEVGAEAACLWSETSEPESIAEPVWEAESDEPVDATTLYLQEISRNPLLTAQEEVALGLRVQQGDLSARNRLVECNLRLVVNIARRHSRQHHTLPLLDLIEEGNLGLIRAAELFDPGRRIRFSTYATWWIRQSIDRGIMNQAREVRLPIHVIKNLSAVLRSIRELTQTLQGKPRIEEVAQAMGKSVAYVKDCLQQDRHAVSLDAPVYQEADGPSLAQSLADTEPSSLEASLEEQEILRQISRILLSLDIRHRTVLIRRFGLDGQEAETLTAIGKELGVSRERIRQLQEEAFNLLRQHEALQ; via the coding sequence ATGTTAACCGGGGATGCCGACAGGGATGTCTCCGGTTCCCCTGAAGCATTACACGAAGTTGGAGCAGAAGCGGCCTGCCTCTGGTCGGAAACCTCGGAACCTGAATCTATCGCCGAGCCTGTTTGGGAAGCTGAGTCAGATGAACCCGTTGATGCTACCACGCTTTATTTACAGGAAATCAGCCGCAACCCGCTCCTTACCGCGCAAGAAGAAGTCGCCCTGGGACTCCGGGTACAGCAGGGCGATCTCTCGGCACGCAATCGTCTGGTGGAATGCAATCTCCGGCTCGTCGTGAACATCGCGCGCCGCCATTCGCGGCAGCATCACACCCTGCCACTTCTTGATCTCATCGAAGAGGGGAATCTCGGATTGATTCGTGCGGCGGAATTGTTTGATCCGGGACGGAGAATTCGGTTTTCTACCTACGCCACCTGGTGGATCCGTCAAAGCATAGACCGGGGCATTATGAACCAGGCGCGGGAGGTGCGGTTGCCGATCCATGTCATCAAAAATCTCAGTGCGGTGCTGCGCAGTATCCGGGAACTTACACAAACCCTACAGGGTAAACCGCGCATAGAAGAAGTAGCGCAGGCTATGGGCAAGTCCGTCGCCTATGTAAAAGATTGTCTGCAGCAGGACCGTCATGCAGTCAGTCTGGATGCCCCCGTCTATCAGGAAGCGGATGGCCCCTCTTTGGCTCAGTCTCTGGCAGATACTGAACCGTCGAGTCTGGAGGCCTCTCTGGAGGAACAGGAGATTCTGAGGCAGATTTCTAGAATCCTCCTAAGTCTGGATATACGGCATCGTACTGTTCTGATCCGACGCTTTGGTCTGGATGGTCAGGAAGCAGAAACATTAACCGCCATCGGCAAAGAGTTGGGCGTCAGCCGCGAACGGATCAGACAACTACAGGAGGAGGCATTCAATCTGCTGCGTCAGCATGAAGCGTTGCAATAA
- a CDS encoding 2OG-Fe(II) oxygenase: MEIIDVSALDRLSAQAQEFQHTRPYPWIRITDFLYPEKFEQLCKDLPDPALFGLQIDYKRALGQASHDRLALQYRPALEKVLTPSWRNFIHELHSDAYKNFWRKMLGLTSRTPVILTMHWRYAPSGASISPHTDARRKIGSHIFYFNTPEDWEEAWGGQTLVLDDGDKWSRHSAPDYSDLREAGASEVLGNRSFLFAQTDHSWHAVKAVQCPPGHFRKVFIVVANRLTPQVIWRRIRGKDADGYRLSGGVQEKPSFNER, translated from the coding sequence ATGGAAATCATTGATGTGTCTGCCCTGGACAGGCTGAGTGCCCAGGCCCAAGAGTTTCAGCATACCCGGCCTTACCCATGGATCCGCATTACGGATTTTCTGTATCCAGAAAAGTTTGAGCAACTTTGCAAGGATCTTCCTGATCCCGCGCTTTTTGGATTGCAAATCGACTATAAAAGGGCGCTTGGGCAAGCAAGCCATGATCGTCTTGCACTACAGTATCGACCAGCGCTGGAGAAAGTCCTGACGCCCAGCTGGAGGAATTTTATTCACGAATTACACAGCGATGCTTACAAGAATTTCTGGCGCAAGATGCTCGGGTTAACATCTAGGACACCGGTTATTCTGACCATGCACTGGCGTTATGCGCCATCCGGCGCCTCCATTTCACCCCATACGGATGCCCGGCGCAAAATAGGTTCGCATATTTTCTATTTCAATACGCCCGAAGACTGGGAAGAAGCCTGGGGCGGACAGACGCTGGTTCTGGATGATGGTGACAAATGGTCACGTCATTCGGCGCCGGACTACAGCGATTTGCGCGAGGCCGGGGCTTCAGAGGTACTGGGGAATCGCAGTTTTCTCTTTGCGCAAACTGATCATTCCTGGCACGCCGTCAAAGCCGTGCAGTGTCCGCCCGGCCATTTCCGCAAGGTTTTTATTGTGGTCGCCAACCGCCTCACCCCGCAGGTCATCTGGCGGCGCATACGGGGCAAAGACGCCGATGGCTACCGTCTGTCTGGTGGTGTTCAAGAAAAACCAAGTTTCAATGAACGCTAA
- a CDS encoding DUF2934 domain-containing protein: MTNPDSKAVSPEQRHLMIAEAAYYHAERRGFQESDPIADWVEAEKEVDAMLCRTPIPTKEKTAKEIFEDHLETQLKEWDKQISGWKRKVKKVDECQTAPVIGQFSAKIGVWIVRP, encoded by the coding sequence ATGACCAACCCTGACAGCAAGGCGGTTTCCCCTGAGCAGCGTCATTTAATGATTGCAGAGGCGGCCTACTATCATGCCGAACGTCGCGGTTTCCAGGAGAGCGACCCGATTGCGGACTGGGTAGAGGCAGAAAAAGAGGTAGATGCCATGCTATGTCGTACCCCCATTCCGACCAAGGAAAAAACCGCAAAAGAAATCTTTGAGGATCATCTCGAAACACAACTCAAGGAATGGGATAAGCAAATTTCCGGATGGAAGAGGAAGGTCAAAAAAGTAGATGAGTGTCAAACAGCGCCAGTGATTGGCCAGTTTTCAGCAAAAATTGGCGTCTGGATCGTTCGCCCTTGA
- a CDS encoding heterodisulfide reductase-related iron-sulfur binding cluster, whose amino-acid sequence MNDNSTQQGLAGHGAFFQDTNLSANEAEAATAWVRSHVDRRTMDLGERMDDIRDHMWELEKEGEIIVHRINPGHQAKVVKTLYGWDKKIPTNRLWHHKSCGQCGNIPGYPTSLMWFMNKLGIDYLDETDQTSCTAWNYHGSGIGNVESLAAVFLRNFHQAYVSGKQHGFENGYFYPLVHCGTSFGNYKEVRKYLIESAELREKVKKILGKLGRLVDGKIVIPEEVVHYSEWLHVMRQRIASELQTIDVSHIRVAVHPACHVYKMVPEDAIYDPEILGGNRVAVTTSVAMALGAQVIDYSTWYDCCGFGFRHIISEREFTRSFTMNRKIKVVKEEAKADVLITHDTGCVTTMDKNQWIGKAHDMNYSVPVIADVQLAALACGADPFKIVQLQWHASPCEDLVEKMGISWDKAKADFQEYLKQVEQGNVEYLYNPELAIDQHINMNAD is encoded by the coding sequence ATGAACGACAATAGCACGCAACAAGGGTTAGCAGGGCACGGAGCTTTTTTCCAGGACACGAACTTATCGGCCAACGAGGCGGAAGCGGCCACGGCATGGGTACGCAGCCACGTTGACCGGCGCACCATGGACCTGGGCGAGCGGATGGATGATATACGTGATCACATGTGGGAACTGGAGAAGGAAGGTGAGATCATCGTCCACCGCATCAATCCCGGACACCAAGCGAAAGTGGTAAAAACCCTCTATGGTTGGGACAAGAAGATCCCCACCAATCGTCTCTGGCACCACAAGAGCTGCGGACAGTGTGGCAACATCCCCGGCTATCCCACCAGCCTCATGTGGTTCATGAACAAGCTGGGCATCGACTACCTTGATGAGACCGACCAGACTTCCTGCACTGCCTGGAACTACCACGGCTCTGGTATCGGCAACGTGGAGTCTTTGGCTGCTGTCTTCCTGCGTAACTTCCATCAGGCCTACGTCTCCGGCAAGCAGCACGGCTTCGAGAATGGCTACTTCTATCCCTTAGTGCACTGCGGCACCTCCTTCGGCAACTATAAAGAGGTCCGCAAATATCTCATTGAGTCCGCTGAGCTACGGGAGAAAGTTAAAAAGATTCTCGGCAAGCTGGGACGCTTGGTGGATGGTAAGATCGTTATCCCTGAGGAGGTGGTCCACTACAGCGAATGGCTGCACGTCATGCGCCAGCGAATTGCCAGCGAATTACAAACCATAGACGTTTCGCACATTCGGGTTGCTGTACATCCTGCCTGCCACGTCTATAAGATGGTGCCAGAGGATGCAATCTACGATCCTGAAATTCTTGGTGGTAACCGGGTCGCTGTTACTACATCAGTAGCCATGGCCTTGGGTGCGCAGGTGATAGATTATTCCACCTGGTATGACTGCTGCGGTTTCGGCTTCCGTCATATCATATCGGAGCGTGAATTCACTCGTAGTTTTACTATGAACCGAAAGATAAAGGTAGTAAAAGAGGAAGCTAAGGCTGACGTGTTGATTACTCACGATACGGGCTGTGTCACCACTATGGACAAGAACCAGTGGATCGGCAAGGCGCACGATATGAACTATAGTGTACCCGTCATAGCTGACGTGCAACTGGCTGCCCTGGCCTGTGGCGCTGATCCTTTCAAGATCGTCCAGCTCCAGTGGCATGCTTCGCCCTGTGAAGATCTGGTGGAAAAAATGGGCATCAGCTGGGACAAGGCCAAAGCCGACTTCCAGGAATACCTCAAACAGGTCGAGCAGGGGAATGTGGAATACCTCTACAACCCCGAGCTCGCCATTGATCAGCACATCAACATGAATGCCGATTGA
- a CDS encoding DUF488 family protein: MSPGYLAVMCNVGAVPAEGPAPRIWTIGHGARSLEEFIDMLRADGVQELVDVRKMPRSRHNPQFNGDTLPTALAPLGIGYRHAEALGGLRRGCVDSPNGAWRNASFRAYADYMQTAPFQKGLEALETLARRRRTVLLCAETLPWRCHRFLIADVLTAQGFTVDHLLTPGHDQRHCLSPWARRRPDGGIWYPAPDPLPLQEGSHRSP; encoded by the coding sequence ATGTCGCCAGGGTATTTGGCCGTGATGTGCAATGTTGGCGCTGTTCCGGCTGAAGGGCCGGCGCCGCGAATCTGGACCATCGGCCACGGCGCGCGTTCCCTGGAAGAATTTATCGACATGCTCCGGGCCGACGGCGTGCAGGAATTGGTGGATGTGCGCAAGATGCCGCGCTCCCGACACAATCCCCAGTTCAATGGCGACACCCTGCCGACGGCCCTTGCGCCCTTGGGGATCGGTTATCGCCATGCGGAGGCCCTGGGCGGGTTGCGCCGGGGGTGTGTCGATTCCCCCAACGGCGCCTGGCGCAATGCGAGTTTCCGCGCCTATGCCGATTATATGCAGACGGCGCCTTTCCAGAAAGGATTGGAGGCCTTGGAGACCTTGGCGCGTAGGCGCAGGACGGTCCTCCTGTGCGCCGAGACCCTCCCGTGGCGCTGTCATCGCTTTCTCATTGCTGACGTCCTTACCGCCCAGGGTTTTACCGTGGATCACCTGCTGACGCCAGGGCATGACCAGAGGCATTGTTTGAGCCCTTGGGCGCGGCGGCGTCCCGATGGCGGGATCTGGTATCCGGCCCCTGATCCCCTTCCGCTCCAAGAAGGTTCCCACAGGAGTCCATGA
- a CDS encoding carboxymuconolactone decarboxylase family protein, which produces MMEIRLDYGLVSPNGIRSLRDLETYLHGSDLKPALLELVKLRASILNGCAFCIDMHSKEARARGEMEQRLYGLAAWRETPFFSERKCAVLAWTDAITRIDEGVSDALYANVRRYFEEKELVDLTLAVVAINAWNRLAIAFRTPAGSYRPDLDR; this is translated from the coding sequence ATGATGGAAATACGCCTCGACTATGGCTTGGTATCCCCCAACGGCATCCGCAGCCTGCGGGATCTGGAGACTTATCTCCATGGAAGCGACTTGAAACCAGCGCTGCTGGAACTGGTGAAGCTGCGCGCATCCATCCTCAACGGCTGCGCCTTTTGCATTGACATGCACAGTAAGGAAGCCCGCGCTCGGGGCGAGATGGAGCAGCGTCTTTATGGCCTCGCCGCTTGGCGGGAAACGCCCTTTTTCAGCGAGCGCAAATGCGCGGTGCTGGCCTGGACCGACGCCATCACCCGCATCGACGAAGGCGTCTCGGACGCGCTCTATGCAAACGTCCGCCGTTATTTCGAGGAGAAGGAACTGGTGGATTTGACCCTGGCCGTCGTGGCCATCAACGCCTGGAACCGCCTGGCCATTGCCTTCCGCACCCCCGCCGGCAGTTATCGGCCGGATCTGGACCGATAG
- a CDS encoding DNA-3-methyladenine glycosylase family protein — MGYYFRLSPRPPFRLDLTVWALRRQAHNRMDGWESETYRRVWRYGDGWLKVRLWQTQGDPDPFLEGEIYEGPQDERTVSWVRAQLTWMLSLDRDLGPFYAVAAADPRLASLAARYRGLRPPRFPSLFEGLVNAVACQQLSLHLGITLLNRLSELCREGVGEMDWVYPFPDPRSLLRQEVTALRDLGFSRQKVTALRALAEEAAAGGLEREDWQGLPNAAALQRLLRLRGIGRWSAEYVLLRALGRLDVFPGDDVGARKALARWLEKNSSLDYAQVAHRLRPWQPYAGMVYFLLLMRRLEGEGRMWNPSDELPLSQADQADRR, encoded by the coding sequence ATGGGATACTACTTCCGCCTCAGCCCGCGACCGCCCTTTCGCCTGGACCTCACGGTCTGGGCGCTGCGCCGTCAAGCCCACAACCGGATGGATGGCTGGGAGAGCGAAACCTATCGGCGGGTCTGGCGCTATGGGGACGGATGGCTGAAAGTCCGGCTCTGGCAGACGCAGGGCGATCCCGATCCGTTTCTGGAAGGAGAAATCTACGAAGGCCCCCAGGACGAGCGGACTGTCTCTTGGGTCCGTGCGCAACTCACCTGGATGCTGAGCCTGGATCGGGATCTCGGCCCCTTTTACGCGGTGGCCGCTGCCGATCCTCGTCTTGCGTCCCTGGCGGCGCGCTACCGGGGTCTCCGGCCACCTCGTTTCCCCTCCCTCTTCGAAGGACTGGTCAATGCCGTCGCCTGCCAGCAACTGAGTCTGCATCTGGGTATCACCCTCCTCAATCGCCTCTCGGAGCTCTGCAGGGAGGGGGTGGGAGAAATGGACTGGGTGTATCCTTTCCCGGATCCCCGCTCTCTGCTGCGACAGGAGGTGACGGCCCTGCGTGATCTAGGTTTCAGCCGCCAGAAGGTGACCGCCTTGCGCGCCCTGGCGGAAGAAGCGGCGGCCGGCGGACTAGAGCGTGAAGACTGGCAGGGCCTGCCCAACGCCGCAGCCTTACAGCGTCTGCTGCGTTTGCGCGGCATCGGCCGCTGGTCGGCAGAGTACGTCCTGCTGCGCGCCCTGGGGCGTCTGGACGTTTTTCCCGGTGACGACGTGGGGGCGCGCAAGGCCCTGGCCCGCTGGCTGGAGAAAAACAGCAGCTTGGATTATGCCCAGGTCGCCCATCGGCTCCGGCCATGGCAGCCCTACGCCGGCATGGTATATTTTCTATTGTTGATGCGGCGACTGGAAGGAGAGGGACGTATGTGGAACCCCAGCGATGAACTGCCGCTGTCCCAAGCGGATCAGGCGGACAGGCGGTAA
- a CDS encoding DUF2945 domain-containing protein, which yields MKKPPTPRFAVGDHVTWNSEAGRVTGRIVAIHDQDFPVHGYIHHASPEDPQYAIQSDKSRHVAYHRGSVLRLAEEGSRD from the coding sequence ATGAAAAAGCCGCCGACACCACGCTTTGCCGTGGGCGATCACGTTACCTGGAATTCGGAGGCAGGCAGGGTGACGGGACGGATCGTTGCCATCCACGACCAGGATTTTCCGGTCCACGGCTATATCCACCATGCGAGCCCGGAAGACCCGCAATATGCCATTCAAAGCGACAAAAGCCGCCATGTGGCCTACCACAGGGGCAGCGTCCTGCGTCTCGCTGAGGAAGGATCGCGGGACTGA
- the fdxA gene encoding ferredoxin FdxA, translating to MTHVVTEACIRCKYTDCVTVCPVDCFHEGPNFLAIDPDECIDCTLCVPECPVDAIFRDVDLPDGMEKYPELNARLARRWPVIIQKKPALPDAEQWRHMRDKRQYLDTGEDGAELPLPEPPVPLMEYQRTPEFTDDDAPAGLLHDHRTKAGVWGRIVLLEGNLRYCLEDGSARAWILSPARPAWIPPDLPHRVEFLGPARFYVSFWR from the coding sequence ATGACTCATGTGGTTACAGAAGCCTGTATTCGCTGCAAGTATACCGATTGCGTCACAGTATGCCCAGTGGATTGCTTCCACGAAGGCCCTAACTTTTTGGCCATCGATCCGGACGAATGCATCGATTGCACCCTCTGTGTGCCCGAGTGTCCGGTAGACGCCATCTTCCGCGACGTGGATTTGCCGGACGGCATGGAAAAATATCCGGAACTCAACGCGCGCCTGGCACGCCGCTGGCCCGTCATCATTCAAAAAAAGCCAGCCCTACCCGATGCCGAGCAGTGGCGGCATATGCGGGATAAACGCCAATATCTGGACACCGGGGAAGATGGGGCGGAATTGCCCCTGCCCGAGCCGCCCGTGCCCTTGATGGAATACCAGCGCACACCGGAGTTCACCGACGACGACGCCCCCGCCGGCCTGCTCCATGATCATCGCACCAAAGCCGGGGTCTGGGGGCGCATCGTGCTCCTGGAAGGGAACTTGCGATATTGCCTGGAAGACGGCAGCGCCCGCGCCTGGATCCTGAGTCCGGCACGGCCAGCCTGGATACCGCCCGATCTGCCGCACCGGGTGGAGTTCCTGGGCCCAGCACGTTTCTACGTAAGCTTTTGGCGCTGA
- a CDS encoding IS110 family transposase: MQITTYGLDLAKKVMQLHWVDMETGEIHRKQMKRRALLEFFANRQPGIVAMEACGSAHYWGRELRKLGHEVRLVAAQFVRPFVKTNKNDAADAAAIWETVQRPDMRFVAVKSEEQQSVLSLHRIREQLIKVRTMQVNQIRGLLYEFGADLPQGRQKGLKEVPDALADLEESLSPMFLDTVRQQLKRLEQMDKDIADIEKCLALWKKDQEAVTRLMAIPGVGLLTATAIIATVGDIKSFRSGREFAAFLGLVPRQSGTGGKVRLLGISKRGDSYLRKLLTHGARAVVNCQIKNRNLWIDKLLCRRPHNVVVVAQANKMARTIWALLVKNTEYVASHTINAASIS; this comes from the coding sequence ATGCAGATTACAACTTATGGACTGGATTTGGCAAAAAAGGTTATGCAGCTGCACTGGGTAGACATGGAGACCGGTGAGATTCATCGCAAACAGATGAAGCGTCGGGCACTTCTGGAGTTCTTTGCCAATCGGCAACCGGGCATCGTGGCCATGGAAGCCTGTGGGAGTGCGCATTATTGGGGCCGGGAATTACGCAAACTCGGTCATGAGGTCCGTCTGGTGGCGGCGCAATTTGTGCGGCCTTTCGTGAAGACCAACAAAAACGATGCAGCGGATGCAGCAGCCATCTGGGAAACCGTACAGCGGCCCGATATGCGCTTTGTGGCGGTCAAGAGTGAAGAGCAGCAATCCGTCCTGTCGCTCCACCGTATCCGGGAGCAACTCATCAAGGTCCGGACGATGCAGGTGAACCAGATCCGGGGCTTGCTCTATGAATTTGGTGCTGATCTGCCGCAAGGTCGCCAGAAGGGCCTGAAAGAAGTGCCGGATGCTTTGGCCGATCTGGAAGAATCTCTATCGCCCATGTTCCTGGACACCGTTCGCCAGCAATTAAAACGGCTTGAACAGATGGACAAGGATATTGCGGATATCGAAAAGTGTTTGGCGCTGTGGAAGAAAGATCAGGAAGCGGTGACGCGATTGATGGCGATTCCTGGCGTGGGGTTACTGACAGCTACCGCCATCATCGCCACCGTGGGCGATATAAAATCCTTTCGGTCAGGGCGGGAGTTTGCGGCGTTTCTGGGGCTGGTTCCCCGCCAGAGTGGAACCGGCGGTAAGGTCCGGTTGCTGGGCATCAGTAAACGCGGAGACAGCTATCTGCGAAAGCTGCTCACCCACGGAGCGCGGGCAGTCGTGAATTGCCAGATCAAGAACCGGAATCTCTGGATCGACAAGCTACTCTGCCGACGGCCCCACAACGTGGTTGTCGTGGCACAGGCCAACAAGATGGCCCGAACTATCTGGGCACTACTGGTGAAAAATACAGAATATGTGGCAAGTCACACAATAAATGCGGCTTCTATATCGTAA
- a CDS encoding IS66 family transposase: MADGPLSDDRMAQINADYTTILAKGDTIHPIKRRKDGSAHRKQSYPTNLLRRLREYREDVLRFLSDPEVPFTNNIAEQAVRMPKVKQKISGCFRTFDGAAAFCTIRSYLETLRKQGVDLLHALVQSFQGETPQPAMG; encoded by the coding sequence GTGGCCGATGGACCGCTCAGCGATGACCGGATGGCTCAAATCAACGCGGACTACACCACGATACTGGCCAAAGGCGACACGATCCACCCGATCAAGAGGCGCAAGGATGGCTCCGCGCATCGGAAGCAATCCTATCCGACCAATCTGTTGCGACGACTGCGTGAATATCGTGAGGATGTCCTGCGTTTCCTCTCGGATCCGGAGGTGCCCTTCACCAACAACATCGCAGAACAGGCAGTGCGGATGCCCAAGGTTAAACAGAAGATCTCCGGCTGTTTCCGGACCTTTGATGGGGCAGCCGCCTTCTGCACAATCCGATCCTATCTGGAAACCTTACGCAAGCAGGGCGTCGATCTGCTGCACGCGTTGGTTCAGTCTTTTCAGGGGGAAACCCCGCAGCCCGCCATGGGGTAA